A genome region from Gouania willdenowi chromosome 9, fGouWil2.1, whole genome shotgun sequence includes the following:
- the LOC114469930 gene encoding transmembrane protein 252-like — protein sequence MMVVSSQLCSLTRLVLPVLGFVVICLGAYLVTLQNDFTFLVIPVYVFVIGGFLSMLIGVFWNLCHNMKSKMYQRGRQEHNLQVFTVERPSSFPPSYEESQERWLSSPDDPAEVVVSVDGVDVMVTVAPPLYSQDSSEAPDCRWSWERPPRYSQVQRPQHLDVEVTSGL from the exons ATGATGGTTGTGAGCAGCCAGTTGTGCTCCCTGACCCGTTTGGTTCTGCCCGTTCTGGGCTTCGTGGTGATCTGCCTGGGGGCGTATCTGGTGACCCTGCAGAACGACTTCACTTTTCTCGTTATTCCCgtttatgtttttgtcatcGGCGGCTTCCTGTCCATGTTAATCGGTGTTTTCTGGAACCTCTGCCACAATATGAAGAGCAAGATGTACCAGAGAGGAAGACAGGAGCACAACCTGCAGGTTTTCACTGTTGAAAg ACCGAGCAGCTTTCCTCCATCCTACGAGGAGTCTCAGGAACGCTGGCTCAGCAGTCCTGATGATCCTGCTGAGGTAGTGGTGTCAGTGGATGGGGTGGACGTCATGGTAACTGTGGCTCCTCCCCTCTACAGCCAGGACAGCTCAGAGGCTCCAGACTGCAGGTGGAGCTGGGAAAGACCTCCACGCTACAGCCAGGTCCAACGTCCACAACATCTGGATGTAGAGGTCACATCTGGACTCTGA